In a single window of the Agrobacterium vitis genome:
- a CDS encoding DUF2232 domain-containing protein, producing the protein MKQLDGKLLLTGFLAGVTAIFLVLAANAQPSFSSVFYAASALPVMIVGLRWGNVPAIVAIVTAAFAGALAVSPLFACAMAVFTLLPAGWISHLANLARPASEIGGPDKLLAWYPLSDILMHLCGLVCIGVIFLGVMIGYDAELVGTMIDALMQTLTDRDPTVAATMGSTAGIKSTMLLTLPIVQGGMWVIMLFAAYYLASRIVAASGNALRPREDIPSALRMNRNAPFIFLAGIVACFIGGVPALIGATVCGTFGAGFLLGGFASLHQRTRGKEWRVPALILTYMASLLAFPAFFIVILGLIDTRRTVALTPPRTTGKPDADGKPDAGRKPDSDSKSDDGNTPET; encoded by the coding sequence GTGAAACAATTGGACGGAAAATTGCTGCTGACCGGCTTTCTCGCCGGCGTGACCGCCATCTTTTTGGTGCTGGCGGCCAATGCACAACCGTCTTTTTCTTCTGTTTTCTATGCGGCATCCGCCCTGCCCGTGATGATTGTCGGCCTGCGCTGGGGCAATGTTCCCGCCATCGTCGCCATCGTTACCGCAGCCTTTGCTGGCGCGCTGGCGGTCTCGCCGCTGTTTGCCTGCGCCATGGCCGTATTTACCCTTCTGCCAGCCGGCTGGATCAGCCATCTCGCCAATCTCGCCCGCCCGGCGTCTGAAATCGGCGGCCCGGACAAGCTGCTCGCCTGGTATCCCTTGTCGGATATCCTCATGCATCTCTGCGGATTGGTCTGTATCGGCGTTATCTTCCTCGGTGTGATGATCGGCTATGATGCTGAACTGGTCGGCACCATGATCGATGCGTTGATGCAGACGCTGACCGATCGCGATCCGACCGTTGCCGCCACCATGGGCAGCACCGCCGGGATCAAGTCCACCATGCTGCTGACCCTGCCGATCGTGCAGGGTGGCATGTGGGTCATCATGCTGTTTGCCGCCTATTACCTGGCAAGCCGGATCGTTGCTGCCTCAGGCAATGCGCTGCGTCCGCGCGAAGATATTCCCTCGGCGCTGCGCATGAACCGCAATGCGCCGTTCATCTTCCTGGCCGGCATCGTCGCCTGCTTTATCGGCGGCGTTCCGGCCCTGATCGGCGCAACTGTCTGCGGCACATTCGGGGCAGGCTTTCTGCTCGGCGGTTTTGCATCGCTGCATCAACGCACCCGTGGCAAGGAATGGCGCGTACCGGCGCTGATCCTCACCTATATGGCGTCTCTTCTGGCCTTTCCGGCCTTCTTCATTGTCATTCTCGGCCTCATCGATACACGGCGGACCGTTGCCCTCACCCCACCGAGGACAACAGGAAAGCCCGATGCGGACGGCAAACCCGATGCGGGTCGCAAACCTGATTCAGACAGCAAGTCCGATGACGGCAACACACCCGAAACATGA
- the rpsR gene encoding 30S ribosomal protein S18 translates to MAEVSSSTVRRPFHRRRKTCPFSGANAPKIDYKDVRLLQRYISERGKIVPSRITAVSQKKQRELAKAIKRARFLGLLPYVVA, encoded by the coding sequence ATGGCTGAAGTTTCCTCTTCCACGGTTCGTCGTCCGTTCCATCGCCGTCGCAAGACCTGCCCCTTCTCCGGCGCCAACGCTCCGAAGATCGACTACAAGGACGTGCGTCTGCTGCAGCGCTACATTTCCGAGCGCGGCAAGATCGTTCCCTCGCGGATCACGGCTGTTTCGCAGAAGAAGCAGCGCGAGCTGGCCAAGGCCATCAAGCGCGCCCGCTTCCTCGGCCTGCTGCCTTACGTCGTTGCGTAA
- the rplI gene encoding 50S ribosomal protein L9: MQVILLERIAKLGQMGEVVKVRDGFARNYLLPTGKALRANAANKARFDAERATLEARNLERKSEAQTVADVLNGKSFIVVRSAGETGQLYGSVAARDIIEALAAEGFTVSRNQVELNNPIKTIGLHNVTMHLHAEVEISIEINVARSAEEAERQAKGESLTSADAIYGVDEDALRPEDFFDPDADRDGDDE, from the coding sequence ATGCAAGTCATTCTTCTCGAGCGCATCGCCAAGCTTGGCCAGATGGGCGAAGTGGTTAAGGTTCGCGACGGCTTTGCCCGTAACTACCTGCTGCCAACCGGCAAGGCACTGCGCGCCAACGCCGCCAACAAGGCCCGTTTCGACGCCGAGCGCGCCACCCTCGAAGCCCGCAACCTCGAGCGCAAGTCCGAAGCCCAGACCGTTGCCGACGTTCTGAACGGCAAGTCGTTCATCGTCGTCCGTTCGGCTGGCGAAACCGGCCAGCTCTACGGTTCGGTTGCGGCTCGTGACATCATCGAAGCTCTGGCTGCCGAAGGCTTTACCGTTTCGCGCAACCAGGTCGAGCTGAACAACCCGATCAAGACCATCGGCCTGCACAACGTTACCATGCACCTGCATGCCGAAGTTGAAATCAGCATCGAAATCAACGTTGCTCGTTCCGCTGAAGAAGCCGAGCGCCAGGCCAAGGGCGAAAGCCTCACCTCCGCCGACGCCATCTACGGCGTGGACGAAGACGCGCTGCGTCCGGAAGACTTCTTCGATCCGGATGCCGACCGCGATGGCGACGACGAATAA